The Bacteroidales bacterium genome includes a window with the following:
- the pyk gene encoding pyruvate kinase → MTFDDSKTKIIATLGPASSDKETLKKMFKAGVDVCRVNFSHSKHEDAAVIIKTIRELSKEMGVEVAILADLQGPKLRVGEMKDGKVFLERGSILEFVTEKVTGTHKKVYMSYQEFPHDVEPGDAILIDDGKIKLEVTETNGKNSVKAKIIHSGFLSSNKGVNLPNTNVSLPSLTEKDIEDATFALKQNVDWIALSFVRAVSDVIELKQMIKRKRKNTYVVSKIEKPQAIENIDEIIAETDAIMVARGDLGVEMPFDTVPLLQKEIVEKCINASTPVIIATQMMDSMITNFRPTRAEANDVANAVIDGVDTVMLSGETSVGKYPVETIESMHKIIQYTEEHRYNYNRGMPPKKGSARFLRDNVCYSASIMAERVGAKAIITFTEKGSTASTISGYRPKADIYAFTRHKELLNALALLWGVRAMHFSEVDSVDEAIGLSISILKEKGLVQTGDYVIHVASTPMHISHKTNMLKVTKVE, encoded by the coding sequence ATGACATTTGACGATTCTAAAACAAAAATAATTGCAACACTCGGTCCTGCATCTTCCGATAAAGAAACTCTTAAAAAAATGTTTAAAGCAGGTGTTGATGTTTGCAGAGTTAATTTTTCTCACAGCAAACACGAAGACGCTGCAGTAATAATAAAAACAATTAGAGAATTAAGCAAAGAAATGGGTGTTGAAGTTGCAATTTTAGCCGATTTGCAAGGTCCTAAGCTGAGAGTAGGAGAAATGAAAGACGGAAAAGTTTTTTTGGAAAGAGGAAGTATTTTAGAATTTGTTACCGAAAAAGTAACAGGAACACATAAAAAGGTTTACATGAGTTATCAAGAATTTCCGCATGATGTTGAACCCGGTGATGCAATTTTAATTGACGACGGAAAAATAAAGCTCGAAGTTACCGAAACAAACGGTAAAAATTCTGTTAAAGCAAAGATTATTCACAGCGGATTTTTATCCTCAAACAAAGGTGTTAATCTTCCAAATACAAATGTTTCGCTTCCCAGTTTAACCGAAAAAGATATTGAAGATGCAACTTTTGCATTAAAGCAAAACGTAGATTGGATTGCACTTTCTTTTGTTCGTGCCGTAAGCGATGTAATTGAGCTTAAACAAATGATAAAACGGAAACGTAAAAACACCTACGTTGTATCTAAAATTGAAAAACCTCAGGCAATCGAAAATATTGATGAAATTATTGCCGAAACAGATGCAATTATGGTTGCAAGGGGCGATCTTGGTGTTGAAATGCCTTTTGATACCGTACCTTTGCTTCAAAAAGAAATTGTTGAAAAATGTATAAATGCTTCAACTCCTGTTATTATTGCTACCCAGATGATGGACAGTATGATAACTAATTTCCGACCTACCCGAGCCGAAGCAAATGATGTTGCAAATGCAGTAATAGACGGAGTGGATACCGTAATGCTCAGCGGCGAAACTTCCGTAGGGAAATATCCGGTTGAAACTATTGAAAGCATGCACAAAATTATTCAATATACCGAAGAACACAGGTATAACTATAACAGAGGTATGCCTCCGAAAAAAGGTTCTGCAAGGTTTCTTCGTGATAATGTATGTTACAGTGCATCAATTATGGCAGAAAGGGTAGGAGCAAAAGCAATTATTACTTTTACCGAAAAAGGAAGTACGGCATCAACAATTTCAGGCTACCGACCGAAAGCTGACATTTATGCTTTTACAAGACATAAAGAACTTTTAAATGCACTGGCGTTGCTTTGGGGTGTAAGAGCAATGCACTTTAGCGAAGTTGACAGTGTTGACGAGGCTATTGGGCTGTCAATAAGCATATTAAAAGAAAAGGGTTTGGTGCAAACAGGTGATTATGTTATTCACGTGGCAAGCACGCCTATGCACATTTCTCATAAAACCAATATGTTGAAAGTTACTAAAGTTGAATAA